From Alosa sapidissima isolate fAloSap1 chromosome 2, fAloSap1.pri, whole genome shotgun sequence, one genomic window encodes:
- the LOC121685239 gene encoding claudin-10-like, whose amino-acid sequence MKYRTVVMYMEIGCFVICVCGWILVISTMPIETWTWSEVESIVLTTSNYFYNLWKSCVSDSTGVSDCKGYPSMLALQLYLHLSRSLIIIAIILGFFGAILALVGMKCTKIGGTEIINARVTFAAGMNYLISGICAMFAFSWFGDRVVSEFKNPNFKGQKFELGAGLFIGWGGSFLLICGGLVYSIFAGIEGCRSSPENTDVPVYTTYRAPLSYGYYSPKPANTLPPSSIPDRESRKSRNPSRSSVRPTSTDAYV is encoded by the exons ATGAAGTACAGGACAGTGGTCATGTATATGGAGATAGGATGTTTTGTTATTTGCGTGTGTGGATGGATCCTTGTTATTTCTACAATGCCAATTGAGACCTGGACCTGGTCAGAGGTAGAAAGCATAGTTCTTACTACTTCTAACTACTTCTACAATTTATGGAAAAGCTGTGTCTCAGATTCAACAGGAGTTTCTGACTGCAAGGGATATCCATCGATGCTTGCCCTTCAAC TGTATTTACATTTGAGCCGTTCTCTGATCATCATCGCAATAATCTTGGGATTCTTTGGAGCCATTCTTGCTTTAGTGGGAATGAAGTGTACCAAGATTGGAGGGACTGAAATTATTAATGCCAGAGTGACATTTGCAGCTGGAATGAACTATCTGATTTCAg GAATATGTGCTATGTTTGCTTTCTCCTGGTTTGGCGACAGGGTTGTGTCTGAATTTAAAAACCCTAACTTCAAGGGACAAAA GTTTGAGTTAGGTGCAGGTCTGTTCATAGGCTGGGGTGGATCCTTTCTGTTGATATGTGGGGGCCTTGTCTACAGCATCTTTGCAGGAATAGAGGGCTGTAGATCAAG CCCGGAGAATACAGATGTGCCAGTGTACACCACTTACCGTGCTCCCCTATCATATGGTTATTACTCACCTAAGCCGGCTAACACCTTGCCACCATCCTCAATCCCTGACAGAGAGAGCCGGAAGTCCAGAAACCCCAGCAGGAGCTCTGTCAGACCCACCAGTACAGACGCTTATGTGTAG
- the LOC121685233 gene encoding claudin-10, which produces MRKRLIQIFGFLISTLGWVFVCCTIAMDYWRITYIGGQGGSWIIKTASYWSNLWRDCYTDSTGTSNCRDYDVLWGVTPYIQGVRGLLMVGMAFGCVAAILCFIGMDCTYIGGSEKAKDKLVFIGAIFHFVGGISDMAAYCLYINRIARMTFANSVERGVLRYGIGPPIFLGLVASFFIILGALLYAVTVYLVLVPKRVVYALAPRTYMAPQTYKGSRNRTPYNRPSYYGLPRQSRQSRQSRSSGYTNSSRVSRISQITEERSARDAFV; this is translated from the exons ATGAGGAAAAGACTGATTCAGATCTTTGGCTTCTTGATCTCAACCCTAGGTTGGGTTTTTGTGTGCTGCACAATAGCAATGGACTACTGGAGGATTACATATATTGGTGGCCAAGGTGGCTCCTGGATCATCAAGACAGCATCGTACTGGTCCAACTTGTGGAGGGACTGCTACACCGACTCCACAGGCACATCCAACTGCAGAGATTATGATGTCTTGTGGGGTGTCACGC CATATATCCAGGGTGTCAGAGGACTGCTGATGGTGGGCATGGCCTTTGGATGTGTCGCTGCCATattatgctttattggcatggacTGCACCTACATTGGGGGAAGTGAGAAAGCTAAAGACAAACTTGTTTTCATTGGAGCCATTTTCCATTTTGTTGGTG GTATTTCAGACATGGCTGCTTATTGCTTATACATCAACAGAATTGCCAGAATGACTTTTGCTAACTCTGTGGAGAGAGGTGTACTAAG GTATGGCATTGGACCTCCAATATTTCTTGGCTTGGTGGCCAGCTTTTTCATCATCCTAGGCGCCCTTCTGTATGCAGTCACTGTGTACCTCGTCCTCGTCCCCAAAAG GGTTGTGTATGCTTTAGCTCCGCGTACATACATGGCTCCTCAGACATACAAGGGTTCCAGGAACAGAACACCGTACAACAGGCCTTCATACTATGGTCTACCAAGGCAATCAAGGCAATCAAGGCAATCAAGATCTTCAGGATACACTAACAGCTCCAGGGTATCAAGGATTAGCCAAATAACTGAAGAGAGATCAGCAAGAGACGCATTTGtgtga
- the dnajc3a gene encoding dnaJ homolog subfamily C member 3a, whose amino-acid sequence MVSVNPIVHKILNYVPFVLVLIDLRYEGVRCGKTVDVENHLEMGKKLLAAGQLADALSHFHAAIDGDPKNYMAYYRRATVYFAMGKSKSALPDLSKVIELKPDFTAAVLQRGNLLLKQGKLDEAETDFKKVLKSNPSDKDEKEAQSQLTKSDEIQRLVVQARAHFDDRDYNTAVLYLDTIIETCTWDVDARDMRAECFIQTGEMAKAITDLKATSKLRSDNTQAFYKLSKIYYHLGDHETSLDTIRECLKLDPDHKQCFSHYKQVKKLSKQIQAAEELIQEERYGDAVSKYETVMKTEPNVPQYIQQAKERICHSLSKDQQGARAIQVCSEALESESNNVNVLKDRAEAFLLEEQYEEAIKDFESAKEHSENDRQIKEGLERAQRLLKQSQKRDYYKILGVKRTAQKREIIKAYRKLAQQWHPDNFQDPEDKKKAEKKFIDIAQAKEVLTDPEMRSKFDQGEDPMDPESQQGGHHGQHFHGGFNPFQGFNPFGSGQFNFKFSHN is encoded by the exons ATGGTCTCAGTAAACCCAATCGTGCACAAAATCCTAAATTACGTTCCATTTGTCCTTGTTTTGATTGACCTGCGATACGAAG GCGtcagatgtgggaaaactgtgGATGTTGAAAATCACCTGGAGATGGGGAAGAAACTCCTAGCTGCGGGACAGCTGGCTGATGCACTGTCGCACTTCCATGCAGCcatag ATGGAGATCCAAAGAATTACATGGCGTACTATAGAAGAGCTACCGTATACTTTGCGATGGGAAAATCCAAATCAGCATTGCCGGATTTAAGCAAAGTTATTGAACTCAAGCCTGATTTCACAGCA GCAGTACTTCAGAGAGGAAACCTCCTGTTGAAGCAGGGGAAGCTTGATGAAGCAGAGACAGACTTTAAAAAAGTG CTCAAATCAAATCCCAGTGACAAAGATGAGAAAGAAGCCCAAAGCCAGCTGACCAAATCAGACGAGATCCAGAGGCTAGTGGTCCAGGCTCGTGCTCACTTTGATGACCGAGATTATAACACTGCAGTGCTCTATTTGGATACAATAATTGAG ACATGCACCTGGGATGTGGATGCACGAGACATGCGAGCTGAATGCTTCATCCAGACGGGCGAGATGGCAAAGGCCATCACTGACCTAAAGGCCACCTCCAAGCTGAGGAGTGACAACACACAGGCCTTCTACAAGCTCAGTAAAATCTACTACCACCTGGGAGACCACGAGACTTCTCTCGA TACGATACGCGAGTGTCTGAAGCTGGATCCAGACCACAAACAGTGCTTCAGTCATTACAAGCAGGTGAAGAAGTTAAGCAAACAGATTCAGGCTGCAGAAGAGCTCATCCAGGAAGAGAG ATATGGGGATGCTGTCAGTAAGTATGAGACTGTAATGAAGACTGAACCAAACGTGCCTCAGTACATTCAGCAAGCCAAGGAGCGCATCTGCCACAGCTTGTCCAAG GACCAGCAAGGTGCCCGAGCCATCCAGGTGTGCAGTGAAGCCTTAGAGTCAGAGTCCAACAATGTGAATGTCCTGAAGGACCGAGCAGAGGCCTTCCTGCTGGAGGAGCAGTATGAAGAAG CCATTAAAGACTTTGAGAGCGCCAAGGAGCACAGCGAGAATGATCGCCAGATAAAGGAAGGACTGGAGCGAGCCCAGCGACTGCTGAAGCAGTCCCAGAAGAGGGACTATTACAAGATTCTAGGAGTTAAGAG GACGGCTCAGAAGAGGGAAATTATAAAGGCCTACAGGAAGTTGGCTCAGCAGTGGCACCCAGATAACTTCCAGGACCCCGAGGACAAGAAGAAGGCTGAGAAGAAGTTCATTGACATTGCACAGGCCAAAGAGGTGCTCACTGATCCAG AGATGAGAAGTAAGTTTGACCAGGGGGAGGATCCCATGGACCCAGAGAGCCAGCAGGGCGGTCACCATGGCCAGCACTTCCACGGGGGCTTCAACCCCTTCCAGGGCTTCAATCCTTTCGGTTCTGGACAATTCAACTTTAAGTTCAGCCATAACTGA